The nucleotide sequence ACGGATGCAATGCCGAAAAAATCACTGTAAATCCAGTATCACTCGATGTTAATGTTACTCCCGATTCCATTGATTTCGAGAAGAATACATACCTTGATATCGAGGGAGACGTCACTCTAGATGGGCAGGCAGCTACTGAAGCGACAGTGAAATTAACTCGATCAGACGGCAGTGAGGTAACGACAAGTGTCGGAACGGATGGAAGTTTCTCGTTCTCCGTCTATTTGTCTTCCCAGGCATATGGTGCGGGAGAATACAACATAACAGCCTTCATAGGGGCTGAAGAAAGCCCAGATGCATTTGGATATGACACTGTCATGGTAAATACGATAGCACCAAATATAACCTTGGTTAGCAATGATGCAGTAGGAGGATTTGACATAGGGAAGGTTATTTTCAAGATAATTGATGGTGGAAGTGGACTGCTTATCAACAACAATTACAATCTATCAATATACAAAGGAAATGAATTATACGCATGGACGAATAAAACTGGCACAGATAACCAAAGTAAGGTAAAATTCACCCCGTACGGCGATAACCTCAATCTCACCTCTGACATGTGGGAAGCGGGAGATTATACATTGAAAGTTAAAGTGGATGTTAATGAAGATGGAAATTGGGAATATGTTGGCGAAAAGGATTACACCATAATATCTGCTCCGGATGTAAACCTCAAAGTATTAAGTCCAGAAGATAAAAAACTGGATGTACTGAATCCAACTGAAAATAAACAAGTGATACAGATACAAATATTCGGAAAAAATATGACGGTTTACGGCACCCCAGATGCTTTGAATATCAGCGAAGACAACGATGTTACAAACTGCATCAAAGTGGAAGGAGATATTCTTTACAGCCCAACTAATGAAGGATATAAACACATTGACAATGGCATCTGGAATATTACTGTTTTCCCGACTCGTGGAAATGGAGAGATTTACATAAACGTTACCTGGCCAGACAAAGGCACAGCCAAAGAGACTATTGACATCGAGGAAGGAGGATATGCAACAGTAATTCCTGTCTCCGTCATTGTGGATACACCGACGGACGTGGGCGTTGAAGTCTGGGAAAAATCAGAGGAATATCAAATATTCAACGCAAATGTTACATTAGTATATGAAAACGATCTGTATGGCATTGGTAGTCCTCTCGCATCTACCGAAACTGTTATCAGCGGAACATATACGTTTGATAACCTTACATCAACACGTGCAGCCACCAATATTATTGTCATTGCAAATTTCAGCTATGTGGGAACAAAATATGCATATGCAGTAATGAGATCACAGCCCGCACATGACTTGGAAGCTACCATTAGCCCAGCAAACATACTTGCTGGAGAATCAACCACTTTCGACATTAACGTTACAAACGCAAGCGGAGCATATGGAGGACAACTGTATTTCTATCTGCTCAATGAGACAAATCTCGCAAAATTCCATGCTGATCCATCCATGATAGAATCTTTAGCTACCAACATAACGAATCTTGTTGGCAATGCTGTAAGTACTGGTAACTATACGTTTGAACGCGTTGAAACCAAGCTGGGCACCCATTATCTCTATGTTACAACAAAAGACTACAAACATGACGTTGCTTCTGGCAGTGAGCCTAGCTTTGAAGTCACAAAAGCAACTGTTACGGTCAACCCGTCAATGCTTGTAAAGAATGTTGACAAGAACATAACTCTTGTATTTACAGTGGAATGGAATGGAGAGCCGGTAAATGGAACATTGAAAGCTAAGGGCGTAAAAGAAGTTGCAAGTTACGAGGCATATGCTGATGGAAAGGAAGTGAATATTACAATTACCAACGGTGAGGGAAACATAACAAACGTTACGGCTGTGACCATTGGAAATATAACGTTCGAATTTAAACCAAAAGCAGATGGCAGCAGATACGCAGAGGCAAATGGAGAACTGAAGGTTGTAACACCAACAATAGATGTTGAGCCAGAAACGGTTTTCCTTGCAGAGGAAAATCTTATAACCCTTACAGTAAAACATCCACTAACGAACCAGCCATGCCCAGGTCTTGAAGTGTCCGGCAATTTCCCATCCGGGAACATGGTGCTTGGAAAGACAGATGAAAACGGCAAAGTCACCATTGGGATAGTGCCATCGATTACTGGAACAATAAAACTGTATGTTGAGGGAGATGTAGCAGGAGAAATAGAAATACGCATTGGCTTGAAGATACAGGTGCCGTCTGGAATCGAGGAGGATAAGGAGATAACGATAACGGTCACAACCCGTGGTGGAAAGGCAGTCGAAGGTGCAACAGTGAAATTTGGAAATGAAACGGCCGGTATAACAGATTCCAACGGAGAGGTAAAGTACAAGCCAACCGAAAAGGGCGATTTCACCATAACGGCAGAGAAAAGCGGCTACTATGAAGCAACAAAAACAGTTACCGTGGAGGGAGGGCCAACTCCTGGATTTGGAGTGATAGGAGTTATACTGGGTGCACTGGCAGCGATTCTAATTATAAGGAGAAGAAAGCATTAAACACCTCTTCCCCTCTTTTTCCATAATATTTTAATATACGTTTTTCTTTTGGTTTGATCTCTGGTATAAAATGTTTGATGATGAAGATAAAAAAAGGAAGAAAACTTCAGATGAATTCGAAAAAATACTTCGGGAGATGGAGAAAATTGTAGGAGATGCGTTTAAGACTACTTTTGAGGAAGTCAAAGGATTTTCTATAAGAACTTATCCTGATGACAAGCCATATAATATAAATATACCGGAGGATGAACTCCCAATTGATGTGATGGAAAGCAATAAGTCCATTTCTGTAACCATAGAAATTCCGGGAATAAAAAAAGAAGATATCGATCTGGAAATAACTGAAAATACGCTGGAGATACACATTGAGGCATTACGATATACATACCACAAAAAGCTCGAATTGCCCTCGGACGTGAAACCAGATACAACGAAAGCCACATACAAAAATGGAGTGCTTGATGTGGAAATACAAAAGAGAAATATCGGAAAGAAAGGGCATAAAGTGAGTGTAAAATAAACCAATCTATAAATCTACATATTCCCCAACTTTCTCTTTTGCGCTTTCTCTCTTTTCCTTCAAATCTTTTAAAAAATCGCCCATCAGTTGGACGGCAAGTTTTTTGCAGTCTCCACACATCTGCTCTCCAGATTTGCACTTTTCATATATTTCTTCAAGTTCTCTATCATCCTTCATCAAGTGATATAGAAACAACTCATACACAACACATTCATCCGGTTTTCCCCCATACTTCCTCTGCTCTACAAGAGATACCGCACCTCCGGTCTTTGCCGCCATTATTTTCTTTTTTGCTTCCTCTGGCAAGTCAGTGAGAAAAACGGCCGATTCCGGCCTGCTGCTGGACATTTTTCCTCCAGTTAAGCCGGTCATAAACCGGTGGTATGTCGATGAAGGAGAAATAAAGCCATAAGCCCCGTTCTCCTGTTCTCTTTTTGCCAGGGCGATGTCGATTTTGCCTATATCTTCTTCATTTGCGCCGTCGAGATAAATCGCCCTATAATTATCCATTCTCTTCATACCAAACCCAAATTTACCTGCCTCTTCCTCTGCAATATCCATCAGTCTGTTCACATCCTCATCTGATTTGATAAAAATTCCTATTTTTCCATCTTTTGCTACCGTCACATTGAAAAGGCGGTGTGAACTGGCTACACCTCTGCTGAACCGTATGTGGGGATCCTGATCAACGCCAACGGGAACGAGCGTGGGACGCGGCCCCCCGTATTTTTCCATCTGCACATGTAATATATCCCCGCACTGAATGAGGGGGGATAACACATGAGACATGTTCGTTGAGCCGTTGAACCCATAAATGGCGGTCACTTCAGACCAATTTGTTTTTTTGCCGAGCAAGTATCCCAGGTCTTTCACATCCGTATTTCTCGACTGGAAGTATATGATGCAGGGTTTTAGGCCAAGGGCAATGTAACTGGTTATGTATTCCTCAACTGCCAATTTTTTCGCTTCTTTAAGGGTATAGCTGCGGGTTGCATATGCCTCTATATCCGCAATTGCAATAAATATATCCGCACCCACATTTTGATAATACATTATCTGGTCTATAACCATCTTGTGCCCCAGGTGCATCTTTCCAGAAGGCATCAGGCCGGTGAGCAATGCCCAGGGCTTTTTCCCTTCCATGGCATCTTTTATGCGATGGAAATCACGGTGGCCGAAAACAATGCCTCGGCGGAATAAATGCGGTACATTGGGCAAGCCTTCCCATTCTTCCCTACCAAATTCCTTTATGCCGAATTTTTCTCTTAACCGGCTGTAATTTTCGTATTGCACAGAGCTCCAAGGATCAATTCTCATCCTGCGTTTATCCGGAAAGCATATTTGTATTTTTTGAATAGGAAATGTTTAATAAGACATCTGCGATGCAGCAAAAGAAAAACATGAATAAAAAAGGCGTATCTGTTTTAGGGATAGCTGCATTAGCAGTATTTTTGTTCGCAGGGCTCGCATCTGCAGAAACAATAACCGATGATACCAATGATGTATTGCATTGGGCCTGGAATGACAACCTGGGCACATATTCATGGTCGCACTCCGTTACAAACAAGCCGAATATAGATATTAAAGAGCTTTCGTGCACGACGGACGGACAACAGGTAATATTGAAAATGAAGGTATCTGGGGCAATTGAAGACTCTGAAAATATTATATATGGTGCCTGCTACAATACTACCGATGCGATGTACTATGCGACATACACTAATGGCAGCGGAATGTGTATGGGCGTACCAGGAGATTATACACAAATATCGTCCGGAAATGTCTCCAGTTCTGGCGATACGATTACCGCGACAGTAAATACGGCCGGAACCGGGGCAAAATCAGATTTTTACGGTTACGCATACAAATACACCCAATTTGGAGATACAAGTGCTGAATGGTGGGGAGATTGGATTCCACAAGATACTTCACCATGGTCCTGTGATGAAAATAATGGAGGCGGCGATGAAGGAAGCAGCGGGGGCGGCGGCATCCCTGGATTTGAAATAGTTTTGCTTGTTGGGGCAATTGCAATAATTGTGGCACTGAAAAGAAGGTGATTTGCCAACTAAATATAATTCTCTCAATCCTCTTTTATTTCTTCCAAGTTCTCCAGTTATACGGCAGGATTTTAAGGGCAACATACAGAAACTTATTATAAAAATTCATGTTTCTCCTGTTTCATGGATGTACTGAGTTTTGCCATTACCGTCATTCTCGTAACGGCCTCAGGTGCTCTTGCTCCAGGCCCCCTATTTTTTGCCAACATAGCTCATGGCACTAGGTCGGGCGTCAAAAGCGGCCTGGTATTCTCAGTAGCACACACATTGGTTGAATTCGCCCTCGTCATGCTATTAGCCCTTGGACTCTTAACTGTCGCAAGCAAACCGATAGTAAAGCTTGTCATCGGAGTTATTGGAGGAGCAGTCCTTATCGCTTTTGGCATATCGCAAATCCACAACTCATTTAGGTATAAACCCGCAGAATTAAAACGTGGTACGCCATCTTCCCGCCATCTTTTTCTAATTGGTTTGGCCTTTACCGGTTTGAATCCCTACTTTGTTATTTGGTGGCTTACTGCTGGGGCGCAACTCATTATCATATCTCTTGAATTTGCAGCTTTAGCCGGCGTTCTATTCATGTATCTTTGCCACGTGTGGATGGACTATGTGTGGCTTACTGCTGTTGCTCACTCCGCTAGGAAGGGAACGAACATCATGGGACTGAGGTGGTATAGATTTCTTATGGTTATATTCGGAGGGATATTGACCTATTTCGGGCTTACCTTTCTTATAGATGGCTTAGCTCCTTAACACCATATTTTTATTCCAAAAGCTCTATTGCCCAAGGAATGCACAACAAATCACTGATTCCATAAAAGTATGTCGGGGGCGGGGTTTGAACCCGCGACCTCCTGATTTCCCAGCGAACCCTTAAGCTGTGCTTATGAGTCAGGCGCTCCAACCAGGCTGAGCCACCCCGACCTACCTTAAATTATCCCAGCGGGTATGAAAATTTAGGCGTTTATCTCTTTTCTATGGTATATCCACATTTTGTGCATTTCCACTTCTCAAAAACATCATTTTTGAATGAGAATGGAACAAGCCATCCTTCACCGCATTTTGGGCACGGCGGAAATATGTTTCCTATTGTATCACCTCAAAAGGGTAGCATACCGCATTTTTTAAACATATCGTTTCTTAGCAACCCTTTAAAAAAGTGTTGCATCCCAAACTTTCTTTCCGATTTAGGAAAAGCGCTGGCGGAAAAAAGTTCTTTTTGAGCTGAAGCACTTTTTCTTCTAAGAAAAAGGGCTCTTGGGGTTCAGGGGTAATATTTTATTAACGAAATAGATTACAAACCATGGAAACGCCTGCGATAGTTGTGAATGTAAAGACATATAAGGAAGGAACGGGAAGAAAAGGACTGAAAATCGCAAAAATTATGGAAAAAGTGAGCGAAGAAACTGGGGCAAGCATGGTAATAGCTGTGCAGACACCAGATATTTATATGATTGCAAGCGAGGTGAAAATCCCGGTCTTTGCCCAGCATATGGACGCGATAAACTGCGGCAGCCATACTGGATGGACTCTGCCTGAAAGCATAAAAGAAGCAGGTGCTAGAGGCGTTTTACTGAATCATTCCGAACATCCCCTTAAAATAGGCGAGATTGCAAAAGGTGTGGAAAGGGCAAGGGAACTCCAACTGGAAACCATTGTCTGTGCAAACAATATAGGAGTTACGGGAGCTGTGGCCACACTTTCACCAGATTTTGTTGCAATAGAACCGCCAGAGTTGATTGGCGGGGACATATCTGTAACGAAAGCAGAGCCAGAAATAATAAAAAAAGCTGTTGGAATCGTGAAAAAAATAAATCCCTCAACAAAAGTTCTTTGTGGAGCCGGGGTTAAAAGAGGAAAGGATGTAAAAAAAGCCATCGATTTGGGCACTGAAGGCGTCTTGCTTGCGAGCGGTGTTGTAAAAACAGGGGACAAAGAAAAGGTTTTGAGAGAAATGGCATCTGCCATCGAGAAAAAATGAAGCCGTTTGTTATCGTAAACTGTGCGATGTCGATAGATGGAAAGATTGCATTGCCGGCTAGAAAGCAGATAAAAATATCAAATGAGGAGGATATCGAAAGAGTGCATAAACTCAGAAATGAATGCGATGCAGTACTGGTTGGCATTGGAACAGTACTGGCTGACGACCCAAAACTCACCGTCAAAAAGAAATATGTACCAAATCCATCAAATCCTTTACGCATCGTGCTCGACAGTAATTTCAGGGCCCCCGGTAATGCAGAAGTCATGAAAGGAAATGTGCCAACCCTAATTGTAACCACTCGCAGGGAATTCAAACGGGGCAATTTAGAAGTAATAAAATGCGGACACAATACCGTAAATTTAAAGAAACTCATGAAACTGCTTTACGACAGGGGCATAAAAAAACTTCTTGTTGAGGGTGGAGAGACAGTCATATGGGAATTTTTAAAGCAGGGGCTGGTAGATGAACTCAATATTTTCATGGCACCATTTGTAATAGGAGGGATAACATCACCAACGATGGCGGGCGGCGAAGGCTCGCCCTCACCTGATAAAATCATACATATGGAATTACATGACTTCTATAGAATTGGAAATGGAATTTTATTGAAATTCCGTCCATCACTCTCCGAAAATATGCACTAACAATATTCTGTTTCTGGCCCTAACATCACATTCCACGAAAACAATTTGCTGCCATGTCCCAAGTTGTAATTGATTATCTGCAACAGGTACAACAATGCTTGGCCCGAGGATGCTTGCCCTTACATGAGAGTGACCGTTACCGTCGTGCCACTGCTCCTCATGCTCGTAATACACGTTTCTGGGAGCAATTCGTTCTAGGGCTGCTGGCAGGTCATGTAAAAGACCGGGCTCGTGCTCTATCGTTGTTATCGCCCCCGTAGAGCCGGGACAAAAAACACATGCCATTCCATTGTCTATGCCTGATTTGCTCACAACAGACTGCACATCTGAAGTGATATCAACTATGTCCATTTCACGGGTTTTAAGCCCTATTTCACCAATATAAACTGTCATGATATACAAACGAGAAAGGTATAAAATAGTTTATTGCAACTTGTGGCAAACTTTTAAATTGCTGCCCTATTTCCCCTCATGAAAATTGGCAAGGATACCTACATTGCGAAAAGTGCCATCATCATAGGAAATGTTTTCGTTGGGGAGAGATGCAGCATATGGGAAAATGCCGTGATACGAGGAGATTTAAATATCATAGAGATCGGCGATGAAAGCAATGTGCAGGATTGTTGTGTGCTCCATGTCTCGCCGGAACATCCCATGAAAATAGGTAAAGGAGTTTCAGTAGGTCACGGGGCGATAGTACACGGTGCAATGGTGGAAAATGACTGCATAATAGGCATCAATTCAACCGTTTTAGACGGCGTTCATATAGGAAAAGGGTGCATCATAGCCGCCAATGCCGTTGTCCCGCCAGACGCGAAAATTCCAGCCAACAGCTTAGCGGCAGGGGTACCAGCAAAAATAATAAGGCAGGATGAAGGGATGATCGAAGCCGTAAGGAAAAATACGGAGATTTACATGAATCTGGCAGTGAAATACCTAAAAGGAGAATTTGAAGAGGATGTGACTGAACAGAAATAGTGCTTAGCGGATATCTCTCCGAGAAATTTTTACTTTAGCGTATGGGTTTTTGTTATGCCCACAATTATAGTGAAAGACTCATATATTTTCAACAATGCAGAAAAGCAATTCAAGAATAAAGTAAGGAAATCACCAGGATGCCATTTCAGAAACTATTTTAAATATCGGTAAAGTTATCAATATTGAGTTTTGTTAAGAGTGGGAAAAAACCCAATGTCATTATCAGAAACTGTGTAGTTCATGCCGAAGACTTAGATTGAGAAGATGAAATAAAATATGCAATTCCTTGTCTTTATTCATGTAGTATTTTTACCATATAGATAAATGGAAGGCTTATCGAGAACTCTTTCACAATACATTTCAAAATTAAATGCAACAGATTATTCATCACATCAACTATAAACTTAATAAAGGCATGGATATTCAATTATCTAAAGGATAAGATGAAAATAAACATGGTGACAGGACTGAGCACCCTCAGCAGATTGATTACATTCAAGAATGCAGGCGGGATGGGGACGCAGGTGCCAGTCCTTGCCCAAAAGTTGAGAGAAAGAGGTTTTGATGTTACAATTGATGATTCCAGAGATTTTGATGTACTGCATCTTCACAACCCTATGCCAAATTTTATTCCACTTATAAAAAAGACAAGGAAAGAAGGCAAGCCTGTTGTTATTCATGCCCGCCACATCCCAGAACTGGTAAAAGGAGGGTTTAAATTTGATAGGGTTCTGTATCCCCTGTTTGATAAATACTCGAAATGGATATACAATCAGGCGGATGTTGTAGTATGTGCCACCCCTTACGTAAAAAGATGGATGGAGAAAAACGGGATAAAGAGAGAATTAAGGGTTATACCAAACGGTGTGGACTGCAAGAAATTTACATTTAGTAAAAAAGACAGGGAAGATTTCAGGAAGAAATACGGTTTTAACAACAAATTCATCATATTCTCGGTCGGGCTTATTATACCCCGAAAAGGTGTACATGATTTTATGGAAGTTGCAAAAAAATTTGGAAAAAAAAATAACTTTCAATTTGTATGGATTGGTTCTACAGAACCCGGACTTGAAAAAGTGGATATTTCTGGTACACCGAAAAATGCAAAATTCATAGGCCACATCCCGTTTAGCGAAATGAATTCAATATACTCTGGAGGAGATGCCTTTTTCTTCCCCACATATGCCGAAAGTTATGGTAACGCGCTCTTTGAGGCCGCTGCTGCGG is from Candidatus Thermoplasmatota archaeon and encodes:
- the tpiA gene encoding triose-phosphate isomerase, which encodes METPAIVVNVKTYKEGTGRKGLKIAKIMEKVSEETGASMVIAVQTPDIYMIASEVKIPVFAQHMDAINCGSHTGWTLPESIKEAGARGVLLNHSEHPLKIGEIAKGVERARELQLETIVCANNIGVTGAVATLSPDFVAIEPPELIGGDISVTKAEPEIIKKAVGIVKKINPSTKVLCGAGVKRGKDVKKAIDLGTEGVLLASGVVKTGDKEKVLREMASAIEKK
- a CDS encoding 2,5-diamino-6-(ribosylamino)-4(3H)-pyrimidinone 5'-phosphate reductase; this encodes MKPFVIVNCAMSIDGKIALPARKQIKISNEEDIERVHKLRNECDAVLVGIGTVLADDPKLTVKKKYVPNPSNPLRIVLDSNFRAPGNAEVMKGNVPTLIVTTRREFKRGNLEVIKCGHNTVNLKKLMKLLYDRGIKKLLVEGGETVIWEFLKQGLVDELNIFMAPFVIGGITSPTMAGGEGSPSPDKIIHMELHDFYRIGNGILLKFRPSLSENMH
- a CDS encoding gamma carbonic anhydrase family protein, with the protein product MKIGKDTYIAKSAIIIGNVFVGERCSIWENAVIRGDLNIIEIGDESNVQDCCVLHVSPEHPMKIGKGVSVGHGAIVHGAMVENDCIIGINSTVLDGVHIGKGCIIAANAVVPPDAKIPANSLAAGVPAKIIRQDEGMIEAVRKNTEIYMNLAVKYLKGEFEEDVTEQK
- a CDS encoding lamin tail domain-containing protein, giving the protein MYKKSVIKKIGSIVVIAAMISSVFAVMSVENASGTSAADVSINEFLPDPTETPESYYEFIELYNGGDISVNLTGWTLEDEVGSTTTYTITGMINPGEFRLFWRNETDITLNNNEEGIWLNSTEDVIDHFDTSTITEGKSWARIPDGTGEWQEAVPTPGTTNGGGDTTDPVTTLTLDPAEYPVWGWYVTNVTVTLDATDDDSGVNYTKYKIGEGDWMDYTQPFVVENDGNNTVEYYSVDIAGNQEEHKFAYVKIANLSSDLEVTPTSANWNETKTIDVHNVQGSASLYDPDGIQVEGPSTYEYTRWPNVLLDKSGDWWVVDMLTDGCNAEKITVNPVSLDVNVTPDSIDFEKNTYLDIEGDVTLDGQAATEATVKLTRSDGSEVTTSVGTDGSFSFSVYLSSQAYGAGEYNITAFIGAEESPDAFGYDTVMVNTIAPNITLVSNDAVGGFDIGKVIFKIIDGGSGLLINNNYNLSIYKGNELYAWTNKTGTDNQSKVKFTPYGDNLNLTSDMWEAGDYTLKVKVDVNEDGNWEYVGEKDYTIISAPDVNLKVLSPEDKKLDVLNPTENKQVIQIQIFGKNMTVYGTPDALNISEDNDVTNCIKVEGDILYSPTNEGYKHIDNGIWNITVFPTRGNGEIYINVTWPDKGTAKETIDIEEGGYATVIPVSVIVDTPTDVGVEVWEKSEEYQIFNANVTLVYENDLYGIGSPLASTETVISGTYTFDNLTSTRAATNIIVIANFSYVGTKYAYAVMRSQPAHDLEATISPANILAGESTTFDINVTNASGAYGGQLYFYLLNETNLAKFHADPSMIESLATNITNLVGNAVSTGNYTFERVETKLGTHYLYVTTKDYKHDVASGSEPSFEVTKATVTVNPSMLVKNVDKNITLVFTVEWNGEPVNGTLKAKGVKEVASYEAYADGKEVNITITNGEGNITNVTAVTIGNITFEFKPKADGSRYAEANGELKVVTPTIDVEPETVFLAEENLITLTVKHPLTNQPCPGLEVSGNFPSGNMVLGKTDENGKVTIGIVPSITGTIKLYVEGDVAGEIEIRIGLKIQVPSGIEEDKEITITVTTRGGKAVEGATVKFGNETAGITDSNGEVKYKPTEKGDFTITAEKSGYYEATKTVTVEGGPTPGFGVIGVILGALAAILIIRRRKH
- a CDS encoding glycosyltransferase family 4 protein, whose product is MKINMVTGLSTLSRLITFKNAGGMGTQVPVLAQKLRERGFDVTIDDSRDFDVLHLHNPMPNFIPLIKKTRKEGKPVVIHARHIPELVKGGFKFDRVLYPLFDKYSKWIYNQADVVVCATPYVKRWMEKNGIKRELRVIPNGVDCKKFTFSKKDREDFRKKYGFNNKFIIFSVGLIIPRKGVHDFMEVAKKFGKKNNFQFVWIGSTEPGLEKVDISGTPKNAKFIGHIPFSEMNSIYSGGDAFFFPTYAESYGNALFEAAAAGKVLLIRDIDIYKDWFRDGINCLKGKSVEEYATHIEAVSSDDELRKMLESGAMKLAREQDIEKTVDMLAHLYVNLIK
- a CDS encoding tryptophan--tRNA ligase; amino-acid sequence: MRIDPWSSVQYENYSRLREKFGIKEFGREEWEGLPNVPHLFRRGIVFGHRDFHRIKDAMEGKKPWALLTGLMPSGKMHLGHKMVIDQIMYYQNVGADIFIAIADIEAYATRSYTLKEAKKLAVEEYITSYIALGLKPCIIYFQSRNTDVKDLGYLLGKKTNWSEVTAIYGFNGSTNMSHVLSPLIQCGDILHVQMEKYGGPRPTLVPVGVDQDPHIRFSRGVASSHRLFNVTVAKDGKIGIFIKSDEDVNRLMDIAEEEAGKFGFGMKRMDNYRAIYLDGANEEDIGKIDIALAKREQENGAYGFISPSSTYHRFMTGLTGGKMSSSRPESAVFLTDLPEEAKKKIMAAKTGGAVSLVEQRKYGGKPDECVVYELFLYHLMKDDRELEEIYEKCKSGEQMCGDCKKLAVQLMGDFLKDLKEKRESAKEKVGEYVDL
- a CDS encoding secondary thiamine-phosphate synthase enzyme YjbQ, which codes for MTVYIGEIGLKTREMDIVDITSDVQSVVSKSGIDNGMACVFCPGSTGAITTIEHEPGLLHDLPAALERIAPRNVYYEHEEQWHDGNGHSHVRASILGPSIVVPVADNQLQLGTWQQIVFVECDVRARNRILLVHIFGE
- a CDS encoding Hsp20/alpha crystallin family protein; translated protein: MFDDEDKKRKKTSDEFEKILREMEKIVGDAFKTTFEEVKGFSIRTYPDDKPYNINIPEDELPIDVMESNKSISVTIEIPGIKKEDIDLEITENTLEIHIEALRYTYHKKLELPSDVKPDTTKATYKNGVLDVEIQKRNIGKKGHKVSVK
- a CDS encoding LysE family transporter, which produces MDVLSFAITVILVTASGALAPGPLFFANIAHGTRSGVKSGLVFSVAHTLVEFALVMLLALGLLTVASKPIVKLVIGVIGGAVLIAFGISQIHNSFRYKPAELKRGTPSSRHLFLIGLAFTGLNPYFVIWWLTAGAQLIIISLEFAALAGVLFMYLCHVWMDYVWLTAVAHSARKGTNIMGLRWYRFLMVIFGGILTYFGLTFLIDGLAP